In Treponema primitia ZAS-1, the genomic window AGTATCAGCGGCAATACCGCCGGCGGCTCAGGCGGCGGGGTGTATTCACTTGCAAGCTTCACCATGAGCGGTGGAACCATCAGCAATAATTTCGCAAGTTCAAATTGGGAACAGGGCGGCGGCGGGGTGTGGGCCGGCGGAACTTTCACCATGACCCGGGGAACCATCAGCGGAAATACCGCAGGCTGGGGCGGTGGGGTGTGGGTGGACTCCGACAAGACCTTTACCATGAGCGGCGGGAACATCAGCGGGAATATAGCCAATGGTAGTGACAGTCGCGGCGGCGGCGGGGTGTATGTAAATAGTGGTGATGAAGAAAACGATATCGATAGTGGTAAATTTTATATGTCCGGCGGAACCATCAGCGGGAATTATGGCAATGGCAACGGCGGCGGGGTATTTGCAAATGGGGGCGTCGGCGCCGTATTTTCCATAACCGGGGGCAGTATCAGCGGCAATACCTCCAGCGGCTCAGGCGGCGGGGTAACACTCCTCGCTGATGGGACCTACACCATGGGCGGGGGAACCATCAGCAATAATACCGCAGCAAATGGCGGCGGCGGCGGGGTGTATTTCCTCGGTTTTGATAATCCAGCTAACCAATTCATAATGAGTGACGGGATCATCAGTGGGAACACTGCCAAGGCAGGCGGCGGGCTACTCGTCAACAGCAAAGGGACCTTCATCATGAATGGGGGTACTATCAGGGGGAACACCGCCACTGAGGGCGGGGATAGCGGCGGCGGCGGCGGGGTGAATGTTGATGGAGCGAACTTCACTATGACCGGGGGTATCATCAGCGGGAATGCTGCACCCCGCGGCGGAGGGGTGCATGTGTATGGTAGTGGTTGGTCCGGCACCTCCGGCTTCTTCACCATGACTGACGGGACTATCAGCGGGAACACCTCCACTGCGGACGGGGACAGCGGCGGCGGCGGGGTGTGGGTCTATGAAAAGGGGACCTTCACCATGGACGGCGGCAGTATCAGCGGCAATACCGCCCGGGGTGAGGGCGGTGGAGTAGGCATCCACAGTAATGATGGACAAATCGCGTATTTTACCATGAGTGACGGGATTATTAGTGATAATACTGTCACCAATGCCACTTACTGGAACGGCGGTGGCGGAGTATGGATAGCCTTTGGCACGATCTTTACCATGACTGGTGGCAGTATCAGCGCCAATACTGCCAATGACATGGGCGGCGGGGTGCGTGTATACGGAGCGAGCTTCACCATGGGTACCGGGGGCAGTATCACCGGTAATAGAACAACGAATGGTAATGGCGGCGGGGTATATGTCAGCGGCGATGGCGAAGGCGACCTCACATCCTTCACCATGAACGGAACTAGCAGTGTCACCGGCAATACCGCAAGTAGTAACGGCGGCGGGGTATGGCTGGGCGGATCTAACGATGGCTCCCTCTTCACCATGAGCGATACAAGCAGTGTCAGCGGTAATACCGCCGGTGATAAAGGCGACGGGGTGTATCTCGAAGGGGTTTCGGTCATCGAAATGTCCGGGGCGCCGACGATCTCCCCTAATCCGGTCTACCTGACAAGCGGCCATTTTATTACCGTAACCGGGCCTTTGACCGGCAGCGACTTTACGGTGGTCCTCGATTCAGAGGTGACCACACCCGGGACCGTCCTGGTTAAGGGGACCACATTACCACCCTATGCCACTGCCTATAGCCTGATCGCTAATGATGGGGCGAAATTCGACTCTGTCCCCCCGCTTGCGCTGTCATTCACAGAAGGTAGTAACAAGATAACGATAGGAGAGTAGCCGTTCTTTCCAATATTTGGTAGAGTTCTCCGATAATAATACTCGGAATTGAAGGAAAAAAACTATTCTCAGGCAAGCGCAGTTTTGATAAAAAGGAGTGTAGGTGCCCAGGGATGCTAAAAAGCCCAGCGCCGCCAGGGTAAAGTACCCTATCGGCTTTAAGCTGGTTGCAATTATTACTATTCTCCTCCTGGTCTCTTTAGGCGCCATTACCGCCCTGGTGTCGGTGATGGTTTCCTCGGATCTGCGGGTCACTGCGGAGGAAAACAACTTCAGTGTCAATAAACGTTCCGCCTCGGAGGCGGAAACTACCCTTGCCACGGTCAGGTCCAGCGTGTTGGTGCTGCTGGATACCCTGAATGCGGTGGGCTCCTCCCAGGCGGCCCTTTCCCGGCAGGCTGCGGCCTTCTTTTTTGAGCGGAACCAGGACATCGCAGCTATTGTAATCACCGGGGATAGGGAGCTGGTCAACAACCGGTTTTTCCTGGCTAACGAGTTGGAAAGCGATCTGGTGGGGGAATTTATGGCCCGCCAGCGGGAGGCGGTGGACCGTTCCCGGTCCGGGGAAACCCTGCTCCTGAACGCCGCGCCCATATTTCATATCCCCCTGCTGGCCCTGCTCTTTCCCTGGCAGGAAACCGGCTCCGAGGAAGTGGTGCTTATCCTCTTTTCCTCCGATTCCTTAAACGACAATTTTGGGCAGGGTGTTAATTCTTCGTATATGATCAACGATGCCGGGGATATCCTGGTCCACCCGGATTACGAGCTTGTCCGGGCCGGGGCCAATGCGGCAAACCAGCCCTTTGTGGAAGCCCTGCGGGAAAGCCAGGAACGGAATCTTCAAACCCTGTATACCGACCGGGACGGCGGGCGGTACTTCGGGGCTTTTCAGAAACTTTCCGTGGCCAACGCCGTGGTGATCACCAATGTGGAATACAATGTGGTCTTCGAGGGAATCGCCGCTACCACCCGGCGGAATATCTACCTCACCGGGGCGGTGCTTTTTGTTTCTATCATCCTGATCTGGCTTTTCAGTAAAACTATTTCCCGGCCCCTGAAGGGCCTTACGGTGGTGGCAGGGCAGATCGAGGAAGGCTTGTTTGAACAGAACCTGGTTTCTAAAAGCCGGGACGAATTGGGGGTGCTTACCCAGAGTTTCAGCCGTATGAGTAAGGCCCTGGGGATCTTCGGCCGGTTTACCAACCGGGAAATAGCCCTTGGGGCCATGCGGGGGGAGATCAAGCCCGGTGGCCAGCCCAAACACGGGACGGTGTTTTTCTCGGATATCCGTAACTTTACTTCCATATCAGAGGAATTCGCCCGGCATTACGGTGATGAATCTTCCGACCGTATTGTCGCTTGGCTTAACGAGTATTTAACCCGCATGGTGGACTGCGTAGAGAAAACCAACGGGGTGGTGGACAAATTTATCGGCGACTCGGTGATGGCCCATTGGGGAACCGCCTATACCTCAGGCAGCCCGGAGGCGGACGCCTTAAACGGTGTGCGGGCGGCATTGATGATGCGGGAAGCCCTCTACCAGATGAACAAGGACCGGGGGGAAAATGATCCCGCCAATCCCCGGATACGCATTGGCTGCGGCATCAATTCAGGGGTCGTTACCGCCGGGCAGATAGGCTCGGAACAGCGGATGGAATACACGGTTATCGGGGATGCGGTAAACCTGGCGAGCCGTACCGAGGCGCTCAACAAGCCCCTGGGGACGGATATCCTTATCACCGAAGACACCTGGAACCTGGTGGGAAAACACCTGATAACAGAAGAAATGCCTTCAGTAGAGGTGAAAGGAAAATCCAAGCCCGTGCGGATGTTTGCGGTGGTGAACTTCAAAGAAGATATGGCCATAGAGGGGCAGCTCCAGCCCCAAACCTTGGCGGAACTGAGGGATATGCTGGGGATCATCCCCCCGGATTTGAGTAAGGTTAATACCAATGCGGAAGAGAAAAAGTACAAAATCGGTTCCGGCGAATAAAACTCCCCAGGAACGGGTTTTTGGGGCGCCGGATTATGTGGTATTTCTCATCTGCATCGCCGGGGT contains:
- a CDS encoding adenylate/guanylate cyclase domain-containing protein, producing the protein MPRDAKKPSAARVKYPIGFKLVAIITILLLVSLGAITALVSVMVSSDLRVTAEENNFSVNKRSASEAETTLATVRSSVLVLLDTLNAVGSSQAALSRQAAAFFFERNQDIAAIVITGDRELVNNRFFLANELESDLVGEFMARQREAVDRSRSGETLLLNAAPIFHIPLLALLFPWQETGSEEVVLILFSSDSLNDNFGQGVNSSYMINDAGDILVHPDYELVRAGANAANQPFVEALRESQERNLQTLYTDRDGGRYFGAFQKLSVANAVVITNVEYNVVFEGIAATTRRNIYLTGAVLFVSIILIWLFSKTISRPLKGLTVVAGQIEEGLFEQNLVSKSRDELGVLTQSFSRMSKALGIFGRFTNREIALGAMRGEIKPGGQPKHGTVFFSDIRNFTSISEEFARHYGDESSDRIVAWLNEYLTRMVDCVEKTNGVVDKFIGDSVMAHWGTAYTSGSPEADALNGVRAALMMREALYQMNKDRGENDPANPRIRIGCGINSGVVTAGQIGSEQRMEYTVIGDAVNLASRTEALNKPLGTDILITEDTWNLVGKHLITEEMPSVEVKGKSKPVRMFAVVNFKEDMAIEGQLQPQTLAELRDMLGIIPPDLSKVNTNAEEKKYKIGSGE